Below is a window of Allorhizobium pseudoryzae DNA.
AAGCGACACCGGTTCGCTTTTGGGGATGTTCGCCAGCCAATCACGATAGGTGCCTGCTCCAATACTGGGCGAGAAGCGGGGCGCCGTCGGATAACTTGTGTAACGGGGCAGGCGGCTTTCGCCATAACGGCGGATAATCTCTGTGTTCATTGTATCGCTCCGGTTCGGTGCCCTAACGATAGTGCCAGGTGCCATCGCTTCGTTGTCGAAAGGCAAACAGGAACACTGCTTTCCTGGTTTTGCTTGTTACAGCACAACGAAGCCTAGGCGTCGGTGCTTCAGTATCCTGCGGTGCAGCTTACGCTGCATGCGACTCCCGCAACTTGCATTGAAGAAAGCCAGCGAATGACTGTTGTTGAAGATCATATTCTCAAGCTCGACGTGCGCGAGATTCCGCGCGTGGAAAGGCATCCCCGTATATTCGGAATGTTGAATTCACTGCTTCCGGATTACCAGTTGATCCTGACCGTCGATCATGATCCGGTTCCGCTCTACTACCATCTCGAGATGCATTATGATGGGATGTTCGGGTGGGAATACCTTTCCCGTGGTCCGGAGATATGGGAAGTCCGCATTCGCCGGAAGAAGCACGAAGGCTGCAACTGCAACTGCGGTGGTGGTCATTGAACTGCATGGGAGCGATCGGGCGATAGCGGTCGCTCCCATGCCGGTTCATCGTGATCAGACAGGTGAAGTTGAAAATTGGGAGGTCAAGTGTCGACAACAGCCAGTTTCAAAGAACTCGACGTCCGGCCCATCCTTCGTGACGGAGGTGAGCCATTTCCCGCAATCATGGATGCAGTTCAGTCGTTAAAGCCAGGGGAAGGCTTGCGTCTGCTTGCGACCTTTCGCCCAGTGCCGCTGTTAAGCGTCATGGCGCGCCGTGGTTATTCGGCCGAGCTCAAGGAGTTGGATGGCGGCGAGTGGGAGGTTCTGTTTATCCCGGCTGCCGAGGCATCGCCAACGGTCCTCGTATCGTTGGGTGCCGAAGAAGCCGCTGCTTGGCCCGATCCGTTGTGGAGGATCGATCTCACTGAACAGGAGCCACCGGCTCCTATGGAGAAAGTTCTCTCGCTTATCGAGCTTATGGAGCCGGGCGAAGTGCTTTTCGCCGTGTTTTCAGAAGAGTCGCGCTTTCTTGGCGCCGAGTTGGAAAAACGCGGTCACCAATGGGTGGGCAATCTCGATGCGTCAAAGCGTGCCTATCGCATGTTGATCCGAGTTGGCGGTGAGGCCTGACGACCTTGTTGCCGCTGAACGTGGCACAGGAGAACTGCATTGTCGCTTAGAAAGCATACAAGGGCGGCAATCCAGAAAAGGCCAGACGTTGCGATAAGTGCCCCATAGTATCCCGGAACGATGTCGGCTGCGGTGCGGCCGCTTGCTGCGAGCAGCAAGAGTGGGACGGACAGCCGTTGACACCAAGAGAACTTTTCATCTCGACCCGTATGAAGCCGGATCGAACGATTCATGATCGCAATCATCATTCCGGTGACGGCTCCGATAGCAAGAAGATGCATTGCAGCGAGCGGGCCGAGTATATCGAGCGCGGTTGCCGCAATTCCCAGCAGGCCGAGAGGGATGAAGCCGTAGCAGACCTGCATCGCTGCGATCATGGACGATCGTAGGATGATTGGCCTGAACCATCTACTTGCGCGGACGAAGTGCGAGCCGGCTGCCACAAGTGCCAAGATTGCCGTGAGTGGGCCGGCCAGCTCAAAGGTCCAGGCCGTCGCAGCAATGAGAGTGGCAATAAGGACGAAACGATCGATCACGCGATTTCCGGGGGCGAGGCGTGGCCTGCCTGCCTGGGCAAGCCAGTTGTTTGTAAAGCTCGGGATGAGCTTGCTCGCGGTCGCCGTGATCAACAGGACATAGACTGAAAGGCCTGCCCGCGCCCAGGCCCCCACATCCCCTCCTGTCATGGCAACGATGTGGAATCCGGCATTGATCAGGGCGAGAGACGTGAGGCAAAGGATTGGCTTCGCATCCGCGACCCTCCTCGCAACCCATACTTCCCTCACGCAGAAATACGCGAAGAGTGGAAGGAAGATCCAATCGATCAGGAGTGTGATCAGGGCAGTTGTGTCTGCGACCATCAGCATGGAGATGCGGCCGGCAATCCAGGTGAGGACGAGGCAACCAAGCGGCTTGCCTGACAGTGGAAAGCGTCCGGTCCAGTTTGGAACTGTTGTCATCAAGTATCCGACCAGAACTGCCGGCATGAAGCCGAACAAAAGTTCATGCGCGTGCCAGACGGATGGACCATAGACTTCCGCCACCTGGAGCCAGCCGTTCATCGCGCAAATCCAGATTGTGACCGTCGCGATGGCCCACAGAGACGCCCCTAGATAGAAGGGCCGAAACCCATAGGACAGCAGGGCGAGACCGTCGCGTTGGAGGCCTCGCGGGATCCCGCGACTGGTCGATTGTTCCTTATGGCCCATGGAAGCGGTTCTCAAAAAATTTTCGATTGATCCTGCCTGAGAGATCTTCAGGCAAAGTAATTGATCTCGATCAAAGGGCTGCAGTAAATCTATTATTTGGTCGGCGGCTGAATGACGCACTGATTACTCAGCAGCTCATTGTTCCAAGCCAAATAGAACGGCGTGTCATGAAGTAAAACAATGTCAACAGTTAGAGCGAAACGCTCGCTGCCGGACAAGGAGAAAAGATCATGACCCAGTGCCTGAATTTGACCAGAAGAACAATGCTTGCGGGGGCTGTCTTTGCAAGCGCGCTTGTGCCCGTTCTGACCGGGACAGTGGCACGCGCCGAAGGCGGCGACATCAAGACCAACGCCGCAGCCGTTGCCGCAGACATCGCTAAGCTGGAGCGAGTGAAGGTCGATCTTATCGCACCTCCCTTCGTCCATGCGCATGCTCAGAAGGCCGAAGGCGGGCCGAAGGTAGTCGAGTTCACGCTCACCATTGAGGAAAAGAAGATCGTCATTGATGACGCTGGCACCGAAGTGCATGCCATGACTTTCAACGGTTCGGTCCCCGGTCCCATGATGGTCGTTCATGAAGGCGACTATGTTGAGCTGACGCTGATCAACCCCGACACCAACACGCTGCAACACAATATCGACTTCCATTCGGCAACCGGTGCGCTTGGCGGCGGTGCGCTGACTCTGGTCAATCCGGGCGAAACGGCGGTCCTGCGTTTCAAGGCCACCAAGGCAGGCGTCTTCGTCTACCATTGTGCACCTCCCGGCATGGTGCCGTGGCACGTCACCTCGGGCATGAATGGCGCGATCATGGTCCTGCCGCGTGAAGGTCTGAAAGACCACAAGGGCAATGATCTGCCTTATGACAAGGTATATTATGTAGGCGAGCAGGACTTTTATGTCCCCAAGGGTGCCGACGGCAATTACAAGAAATACGAGAGTGCCGGCGACGCCTATTCGGATGTGCTCGAAGTGATGAACACGCTGACCCCGAGCCACATCGTCTTCAATGGCGCGGTCGGAGCGCTGACAGGCGACAATGCGATGACGGCTGAAGTCGGTGACCGGGTCTTGATCCTGCATTCGCAGGCCAATCGTGACACCCGTCCGCACCTGATCGGCGGCCATGGTGATTATGTGTGGGCGACCGGCAAGTTTGCCAACCCGCCAGAGCTCGACCAGGAAACCTGGTTCATCCCTGGTGGTGCTGCCGGCGCGGCCTACTACACCTTCCAGCAGCCGGGCATCTACGCCTATGTGAACCACAACTTGATCGAAGCCTTCGAAAAGGGTGCCGCCGCCCACTTCAAGGTCACCGGCGACTGGAACGACGATCTGATGACCGCCGTGGTGAAGCCGGAAAGCTGACCCTCGTGAACGCACGGGGTGCTTGTTGAGCACCCCGTGAACTTCCTCTCTAACTCGTTGGAAATCGCCATGCCCGGCGCCGTTCTCACCCCCAGGCCGTCCAATTCTATAGGCTCAGTGCTACTGCCACTTCTGCTCATCAGTGCTCTGTCCACCGCAGTCGTGTTCCAGTCAGGCATCGTCCGGCTGAATGGCGGCGCCGAACTGTCGCCGCCTCCAACCATCTCGGTGGCACCAGGCAGTTTCGTCTATCGTCAGCCTGGCGAATTCTACCGCGCTGGATACGCCGTCGATGGGCCGAAGGCTGACCTTTCCATGACGTCGCCCGTCACCATTATGAAGTATCAGGTCAGCACCCAGGACTACGATGCCTGCGTTGCCGACAGTGCGTGCCCGGCCCGGGAGTCGACCACCCCATCGCGCCCTGACATGCCGGCAACCGGCGTGAGCCATGACGATGCGACACTTTATGCCCGGTGGTTTTCGGAAAAGAGCGGGGGGATCTGGCGCCTGCCGAGTGACGTTGAGTTGGCCTTTGCCGCTGGTGAAAAGTTTCCGGATGACGCCCTTGGTATAGATCCGGACAATAGGAACCCGGCCTTGCGCTGGCTTGCCGACTACGAGCGCGAGGCGGCACGCAAGCGATCCAAAGATCCGGAGCCGCTTCCCTATGGAAGCTTCGGCGAAAGCGAGCATGGCCTTGCCGATTTTGCCGGCAATGTCTGGGAATGGACGACGACCTGCAATCGACGTGTCGATCTCGTCAAGGAAGGGCAGCCAGTCACTACCGAAGCCTGCGGCGTCTACATAGCCGCCGGAAAACACAGATCGCCGTTGAGCTCGTTCATACGCGACCCCAAAAGCGGTGGCTGTTCTGTCGGAGTTCCCCCTGATCATGTCGGCTTCCGACTAGTCGAAGATCGTCGCTGGTACGCTCCTTTACTCTTTTCGATCGGTGCCTTGTGAGGTAGGTTGCCCCTCGATTTGGACACTCGCCACAGCCACTATTGGGTATTCGGGGCCCTGAGAGTGCGCGTTGTTGGCGGGAGAGGGATTTGTTTTGAAACTTGATCGAACGATCATCAAGTCTCTGTCATTATTCGACAAGATGACCGATGACGAGTTGGACGCGCTGCTTGTTCCAGCGCAGACCCGGCGGCTGCCGATCGGGGAGTCCGTATTTGAACAGGGACAGCCCGCCTCATATTTCTTCTTACTCCTGCATGGTCGCCTCAAGGTCACCCAGGTGACGAGCGCCGGTCAACAGATCATCGTGCGTGTCGTTCATCCCGGCGACCTGTTTGGGTTCGCTAAGGCTCTGCAACGACACGACTATCCAGGCACTGCACTTGCCGCTGCTGAAAGCATCGTTCTGTCCTGGCCAACAGAGTTGTGGCCGAAATTCGTAGAGCGAAATCCAAGACTTGCCGTCAGTGCAATGGAGACGATCGGACAGAGGCTAGAGGAAGCGCATGTCCGCATTCGCGAAATGTCCACGCAAGAAGTCGAGAAGAGAGTTGCGCATACCGTGTTGAGGTTGGCGCAAAAGGCTGGTCGCTCGGAGGCTGCGGGAATACGGATCGATTTCCCGATCTCAAGGCAGGACATTGCCGAGATGACCGGAACGACAATTCATACGGTGTCGCGCATTTTTAGTTCATGGGAGAGCAAGGGCCTGATCGAAGGCGGTCGGCAGAAACTCCTGGTGCGCGATATGGCTGAACTTGCGTCGCTGGCGGATTCTCTTCCGGAGCGTCGATAATCAGGTTAAGCGTTGCCGTACTTGATATTGCGCAAAGAAGGCTTGTTCATCCTGGCCTATCACTTCTCCAACGGAACGAGGTATTCCTGTCCAAGGAGATGAAAATGAAACTGCGTAGTGTAACAATGGCAGCCGTTCTTTTGCTTTCGGCCCCGGCGCTCTCGATCGCTGCCGATTTCGAAGTCAAGATGCTGAACAAAGGTGCAGAGGGTGCCATGGTGTTCGAGCCTGCCGGCTTGAAGATTGCCCCCGGTGACACCGTTACCTTCATCCCGACCGACAAGGGCCACAATGCCGAAATCATCAAGGGCATGATCCCGGACGGTGCCGCAGAGTTCAAAGGCAAAATGAACGAAGAAATCAAGGTGACGTTCGACGTGCCGGGTCTCTACGGCGTAAAATGCGCACCACATGTCGGCATGGGTATGGTCGCCGCGATCCTTGTTGGTGATGCTCCAGCCACCAACCTCGACGCCTTCAATGCTGCCAAGCTACCGAAAAAGGCCCGTGAGCGGATTGATGCAGCCGTTGCTGCGGCGCAGTAAAGACGTGTGCTAGCTGATGTTGCTTGATCGACGCCGCCGGGGTGTGATCCCCGGCGGCGTCGGCATTTCTGGAGCGTGTTGATATGCGATCGATGCAAGCATCAGATCCCGCCGTCAGCAAGAAGGCCGCTATGCGCTCGGTGAATCGCGTCTCGTAGCTCGTCGACCGGAGATGCGGTGGGCAGCTCTTTGCCTTCCAGCTCTTCCGGCACCTTCCAGCCGGGGTCGATGCCTTGCATGTTTGGTAGTTCGTGGGCGATGCCCTTGTGGCAGTCTATACACGTCGCCTTGCCGTTCAGGAGATAACGCGTGTGGATCTCTGCTGCGCGCTCCGTCTGTTTCGACAGGTCCATAGCAACCGAGGAGTGGCAGTTTCTGCACTCAAGACTGTCATTAGCTTTCAGTCTCGCCCATTCGTGCTGCGCCAGCCGCAATCTCTCATCGAGGAATTTCTGACGTGTATTGATCGTTCCGAAGATCTTGCCCCAGACTTCCTTCGAGGCCTGCATCTTTCGGGCAATCTTGTCCGTCCATTCGTGGGGCACATGACAATCCGGACAGGATGCCCTGACACCGGAGCGGTTGGAGAAGTGGACGGTCCTCGTCATCTCCTCATACACATTGGTCTTCATTTCGTGACAACTGACGCAGAACTCCTCCGTATTAGTCAGTTCAAGTGCTGTGTTGAACGCACCCCAGAACATGACGCCGCCGACAAAGCCGCCGAGCGTCAGGAAGGCGAGGCTGAGCGTCGCCGCTGGCGTCGTCAGAACGCGCCATGTCCATGAGAGCAGGTTGCGGAGCCTCTGCATTTCTAATGCTCCTCGCCCATCAGCTTGACTCCCATGTCGCTCATGTCGCGGAAGGTGTTGCCGACCAAGGGGTTGGTCTGCGCCTGGGGGACGTGACAGGCTGTGCAGAAATATCGTCTCGGCGAGACATCTGCCAACATCTGTCCCTCCCGCGTGATGTAATGGGTCACGCTGATCATGGGCGCACCGGACCCTTCCGTGAACTCGCGCTTGTGGCAGGAGAGACATCGGTTGGTATTGACCGACAGTTGGTAGCCTTCGATCGAGTGTGGAATGATGGGAGGCTGGTCCGGATAAGCGCGCATCTTGCGCACGTCATCCACATTCCATTTCGGCAGGGGCTTTGCCGGAACGCTTTCCATCTGTTGGGGCGGGCCGGACAACTGCGGAACCGATTGAGCGACCACGCCACCACTGATGAGACAGGTTGCCAACAGGGCAGCGGCACCAAGTTGGCCTCTTGTCAGGCCACGGGAACGATCTTGACTGCGCATTTTTTGAAATCCGTTTGTTTGGAGATCGGATCGGTGGCGTCAAGCGTCACCTTGTTGATCAACTGGCTGGCATCGAACCATGGAACGAAGATCACGCCAGGTGGCATGCGGTTGCGGCCGCGGGTCTCGACGCGTGTCCGCATCTCGCCGCGACGCGAAACGATGGTGATCTCTGCCCCCTGGTTGATCCCGCGTTTTCGCGCGTCGTCGGCGTTCATGAAGCAGCGGGCGCCGGGGAAGGCCTTGTAGAGTTCTGGCACCCTCATTGTCATCGAACCGGAATGCCAGTGCTCCAGCACCCGGCCTGTTACCAGCCAGAAATCGTATTCCTCATCCGGCGATTCGGCCGGCGGTTCATAGGGCACAGCCAGGATGACCGCACGTCCATCGGGTTTGCCGTAGAAGCGCACCCCTTCGCCGGGTTTGACATATGGGTCATAACCCTCCCGGTAGCGCCATTTGGTCTCCTTGCCGTCGATGACTGGCCAACGAAGGCCCCGTTCCTGATGGTAGACGTCGTAAGGTGCCAGGTCATGCCCATGTCCGCGCCCAAACTCCGCATATTCCTCGAAGAGGCCCTTCTGGAGATAAAAGCCAAATGCTTCGGCTTCGCGATTGGCATAGTCGGCGTCCACCTCTGAGAGGGGGTATCGGTCCACCTTGCCATTGGCGAACAGCACCTCGAAAAGTGTTTTGCCGCGGTAGTCCGGGTTCTGCGCCAAGATCTCCTCGGTCCAGACTTCATCCGTCGTGAACCGTTTGGAAAACTCCACCAATTGCCATAGGTCCGAGCGCGCATCTCCTGGCGCATTGACCAGTTGATGCCAGACATGTGTTCGGCGCTCTGCATTGCCATAGGCTCCTTCCTTCTCGACCCACATGGCGGCCGGAAGAATGAGGTCGGCAGACATGGCGGTGATCGTGGGATATGCATCGGAGACGACAATGAAGTTGTCCGGGTTCCTGTAGCCGAGATAGGTCTCGTTGCTGGTATTGGGGGCCGCCTGGACGTTGTTGTTGACCTGAACCCAATAGAAGTTCAGCTTGCCGTCCTTCAGCATCCTGTCCTGTTCTACGGCATGGTATCCTGGTTTGTCGGGAAGAAGACCTTCCGGGAGCTTCCAGATCTCCTCTGCGTGATGTCGGTGCTCCGGATTGGTCACCACCATGTCTGCCGGCAGGCGATGCGCGAATGTGCCGACTTCGCGCGCCGTTCCACAGGCCGATGGTTGGCCTGTCAGTGAGAAGGGGCCGTTGCCCGGTTCAGAGATCTTCCCCGTGAGCAGATGCAGATTATAGATCATGTGGTTTGCCCAAACGCCGCGCGTGTGCTGATTGAAACCCATGGTCCAAAGAGACATGACCTTGGTTTCGGGGTTGGCATAGAGCTCGGCGAGTTGCTCCAGAAAGCCCGGATCGGACCCAGTCAGCTCGGCGACTTTTTCTAAAGTGTAAGCTGCGACAAAGGCCTTGAAACTGTCGAAGTCGATCGGCTCCATCTTGGTCGGGTCGCCTGCGTTCTTCGCCTTCATCTCGAGCGGATCGTCGGCGCGAAGACCATATCCGATATCGTCCACTCCCTTCATGAAGGTCGTGTGGGCGCGGACAAAGTCCTCGTTCACTCGACCGGTCGAGATGATGTGGTTTGCGATATAGTTCATGATCGCCAGATCCGTGCTCGGCTTGAAGATGATCGGAACGTCGGCCAGATCCATGCTGCGGTGAGTGAAGGTCGAGAGCACTGCGACTTTTACATGCTCGTGACCCAGGCGCCGGTCTGCAAGGCGTGTCCACAGGATCGGGTGCATCTCCGCCATGTTGGAGCCCCAGAGCACGAAGGCATCGGCGTGTTCGAAGTCGTCATAGCAGCCCATGGGTTCATCCATGCCAAAGGTGCGCATGAAGGCATATGCGGCGGATGCCATGCAATGGCGGGCATTGGGGTCGAGGTTGTTGGAACGGAAGCCTGCCCGCATCAGCTTGGTCGCGGCATAGCCTTCGAAAATCGTCCACTGGCCGGAGCCGAACATACCGATCGCTGTTGGTCCCTTTTCGCGCAGAACCTTCTTGCATCGCTCGGCCATTATGTCGAACGCTTCGTCCCAGCTTACCGATTCGAATTCGCCGTCCTTGTCATATTGTCCGCCACGCTTGCGCAGGAGCGGTGTGCTCAGGCGATCCTCGCCATACATGATCTTTGAGAGGAAATAGCCCTTTATGCAGTTGAGGCCGCGGTTCACCTCGGCTTGCATGTCGCCGTGTGTGGCGACGACCTGCCCTTCCTTAACGCCGACCATGACGCCACAGCCGGTGCCGCAGAACCGACAGGGCGCCTTGGACCATTTGATCTCGAGCGCCTCCACGCCACCAGGAACGGTCTGAGCATGGGCCGGCAAGCTAATGCCGGCGGTGGCTGCCGCAATCGCGGCAGCATGGGCCTTGAGCAGACTACGCCGCGTCAGGTCTGTGTCCATTGATTAAACCCTCCTCCAAATTCTCTGCATGCTCAAAAACCATGTTTGCCGCCATGACATCCGGAAGGCCCGAAATGGCAGCGAGTGTCGCGCCCATCTCGCCACTGGATCTGCCCTCGATCACGATGACGATCTTGCCGCGTTCCGCGGCATGAACTTCGACGTCCGGCATCTCTGCCAATGCTTCGACAAGACGACCAGCGGCGGCCGGAGAGGTCAGAACGACAGCACTGGAAACATGGAAGCGTTCAGGGTTGCGCGTCGACATGAAAGCCACTCCTCCCCGATAGGGAAATTGCGTTCGTTGGACAGTGGCTGATGCAGGCTCCGCAGCCGGTGCAGTCATCCTCTACAACTGAAGGATGCCATGGTCCGCCAGCGCGTGGACGAAACCGGATTGCGTCAGTCGGACAATGGTCGCGGCATGACTGACAGTCGACGCTGTTGAGCGCCAGGCAATGCGGTTGCACCTGTGCCTTGTGGGGAATGGAGAGTTCGGCGCCGAAGAAGACATCCGCGTGCGGACAGTGTTCGCGACATTGGCCGCAAAAATCGCATCCGCCGGATGAGAAATCCAGTGCCGGTATGCCGGACTGCATCGAGATGATCGACTGCGGACAGTGATCAACGCATGCGCTGCATTGATCGCAGGTCTCTTCTACCGGACGTAAGAGACCCGGTGGCAGGATGCGGAGTTCTTGCCTGATCTGTCCTCGAAGGAGGGCTCGCCGCGAAAGTGAGGTCACCATGGCCTCCTCGCTTAAGCTGGAGGACCGGGTGGACCGGCGATGATCTGGTACATCCAGACCATGAAGCCGAAGCCTCCA
It encodes the following:
- a CDS encoding SUMF1/EgtB/PvdO family nonheme iron enzyme; translation: MPGAVLTPRPSNSIGSVLLPLLLISALSTAVVFQSGIVRLNGGAELSPPPTISVAPGSFVYRQPGEFYRAGYAVDGPKADLSMTSPVTIMKYQVSTQDYDACVADSACPARESTTPSRPDMPATGVSHDDATLYARWFSEKSGGIWRLPSDVELAFAAGEKFPDDALGIDPDNRNPALRWLADYEREAARKRSKDPEPLPYGSFGESEHGLADFAGNVWEWTTTCNRRVDLVKEGQPVTTEACGVYIAAGKHRSPLSSFIRDPKSGGCSVGVPPDHVGFRLVEDRRWYAPLLFSIGAL
- a CDS encoding ferredoxin-type protein NapF — translated: MVTSLSRRALLRGQIRQELRILPPGLLRPVEETCDQCSACVDHCPQSIISMQSGIPALDFSSGGCDFCGQCREHCPHADVFFGAELSIPHKAQVQPHCLALNSVDCQSCRDHCPTDAIRFRPRAGGPWHPSVVEDDCTGCGACISHCPTNAISLSGRSGFHVDAQP
- a CDS encoding DUF2249 domain-containing protein → MTVVEDHILKLDVREIPRVERHPRIFGMLNSLLPDYQLILTVDHDPVPLYYHLEMHYDGMFGWEYLSRGPEIWEVRIRRKKHEGCNCNCGGGH
- the nirK gene encoding copper-containing nitrite reductase, with the translated sequence MTQCLNLTRRTMLAGAVFASALVPVLTGTVARAEGGDIKTNAAAVAADIAKLERVKVDLIAPPFVHAHAQKAEGGPKVVEFTLTIEEKKIVIDDAGTEVHAMTFNGSVPGPMMVVHEGDYVELTLINPDTNTLQHNIDFHSATGALGGGALTLVNPGETAVLRFKATKAGVFVYHCAPPGMVPWHVTSGMNGAIMVLPREGLKDHKGNDLPYDKVYYVGEQDFYVPKGADGNYKKYESAGDAYSDVLEVMNTLTPSHIVFNGAVGALTGDNAMTAEVGDRVLILHSQANRDTRPHLIGGHGDYVWATGKFANPPELDQETWFIPGGAAGAAYYTFQQPGIYAYVNHNLIEAFEKGAAAHFKVTGDWNDDLMTAVVKPES
- a CDS encoding pseudoazurin, whose amino-acid sequence is MKLRSVTMAAVLLLSAPALSIAADFEVKMLNKGAEGAMVFEPAGLKIAPGDTVTFIPTDKGHNAEIIKGMIPDGAAEFKGKMNEEIKVTFDVPGLYGVKCAPHVGMGMVAAILVGDAPATNLDAFNAAKLPKKARERIDAAVAAAQ
- the napA gene encoding periplasmic nitrate reductase subunit alpha, which encodes MDTDLTRRSLLKAHAAAIAAATAGISLPAHAQTVPGGVEALEIKWSKAPCRFCGTGCGVMVGVKEGQVVATHGDMQAEVNRGLNCIKGYFLSKIMYGEDRLSTPLLRKRGGQYDKDGEFESVSWDEAFDIMAERCKKVLREKGPTAIGMFGSGQWTIFEGYAATKLMRAGFRSNNLDPNARHCMASAAYAFMRTFGMDEPMGCYDDFEHADAFVLWGSNMAEMHPILWTRLADRRLGHEHVKVAVLSTFTHRSMDLADVPIIFKPSTDLAIMNYIANHIISTGRVNEDFVRAHTTFMKGVDDIGYGLRADDPLEMKAKNAGDPTKMEPIDFDSFKAFVAAYTLEKVAELTGSDPGFLEQLAELYANPETKVMSLWTMGFNQHTRGVWANHMIYNLHLLTGKISEPGNGPFSLTGQPSACGTAREVGTFAHRLPADMVVTNPEHRHHAEEIWKLPEGLLPDKPGYHAVEQDRMLKDGKLNFYWVQVNNNVQAAPNTSNETYLGYRNPDNFIVVSDAYPTITAMSADLILPAAMWVEKEGAYGNAERRTHVWHQLVNAPGDARSDLWQLVEFSKRFTTDEVWTEEILAQNPDYRGKTLFEVLFANGKVDRYPLSEVDADYANREAEAFGFYLQKGLFEEYAEFGRGHGHDLAPYDVYHQERGLRWPVIDGKETKWRYREGYDPYVKPGEGVRFYGKPDGRAVILAVPYEPPAESPDEEYDFWLVTGRVLEHWHSGSMTMRVPELYKAFPGARCFMNADDARKRGINQGAEITIVSRRGEMRTRVETRGRNRMPPGVIFVPWFDASQLINKVTLDATDPISKQTDFKKCAVKIVPVA
- a CDS encoding Crp/Fnr family transcriptional regulator — encoded protein: MKLDRTIIKSLSLFDKMTDDELDALLVPAQTRRLPIGESVFEQGQPASYFFLLLHGRLKVTQVTSAGQQIIVRVVHPGDLFGFAKALQRHDYPGTALAAAESIVLSWPTELWPKFVERNPRLAVSAMETIGQRLEEAHVRIREMSTQEVEKRVAHTVLRLAQKAGRSEAAGIRIDFPISRQDIAEMTGTTIHTVSRIFSSWESKGLIEGGRQKLLVRDMAELASLADSLPERR
- a CDS encoding chaperone NapD produces the protein MSTRNPERFHVSSAVVLTSPAAAGRLVEALAEMPDVEVHAAERGKIVIVIEGRSSGEMGATLAAISGLPDVMAANMVFEHAENLEEGLINGHRPDAA
- a CDS encoding NnrS family protein, encoding MGHKEQSTSRGIPRGLQRDGLALLSYGFRPFYLGASLWAIATVTIWICAMNGWLQVAEVYGPSVWHAHELLFGFMPAVLVGYLMTTVPNWTGRFPLSGKPLGCLVLTWIAGRISMLMVADTTALITLLIDWIFLPLFAYFCVREVWVARRVADAKPILCLTSLALINAGFHIVAMTGGDVGAWARAGLSVYVLLITATASKLIPSFTNNWLAQAGRPRLAPGNRVIDRFVLIATLIAATAWTFELAGPLTAILALVAAGSHFVRASRWFRPIILRSSMIAAMQVCYGFIPLGLLGIAATALDILGPLAAMHLLAIGAVTGMMIAIMNRSIRLHTGRDEKFSWCQRLSVPLLLLAASGRTAADIVPGYYGALIATSGLFWIAALVCFLSDNAVLLCHVQRQQGRQASPPTRINMR
- a CDS encoding DUF2249 domain-containing protein; this translates as MDAVQSLKPGEGLRLLATFRPVPLLSVMARRGYSAELKELDGGEWEVLFIPAAEASPTVLVSLGAEEAAAWPDPLWRIDLTEQEPPAPMEKVLSLIELMEPGEVLFAVFSEESRFLGAELEKRGHQWVGNLDASKRAYRMLIRVGGEA
- a CDS encoding NapC/NirT family cytochrome c, with the protein product MQRLRNLLSWTWRVLTTPAATLSLAFLTLGGFVGGVMFWGAFNTALELTNTEEFCVSCHEMKTNVYEEMTRTVHFSNRSGVRASCPDCHVPHEWTDKIARKMQASKEVWGKIFGTINTRQKFLDERLRLAQHEWARLKANDSLECRNCHSSVAMDLSKQTERAAEIHTRYLLNGKATCIDCHKGIAHELPNMQGIDPGWKVPEELEGKELPTASPVDELRDAIHRAHSGLLADGGI
- a CDS encoding nitrate reductase cytochrome c-type subunit; protein product: MRSQDRSRGLTRGQLGAAALLATCLISGGVVAQSVPQLSGPPQQMESVPAKPLPKWNVDDVRKMRAYPDQPPIIPHSIEGYQLSVNTNRCLSCHKREFTEGSGAPMISVTHYITREGQMLADVSPRRYFCTACHVPQAQTNPLVGNTFRDMSDMGVKLMGEEH